In one Alnus glutinosa chromosome 14, dhAlnGlut1.1, whole genome shotgun sequence genomic region, the following are encoded:
- the LOC133857568 gene encoding glycine-rich cell wall structural protein 1.8-like, which translates to MGTAMVPGKFVWVIFCIALVVSSECVESRKIEDEGGHGEERKPEWFYEGKSGWTGGGDGRGLLGGSESTHSFSFSKGFGFNFGAGGGGGGSGGGIGGSGGGGNVGSGGGFGGSGGYGGGGVGGGSGGGGGIGGGGGVGNGGGVGGSGGGGEKHHKEKEKKHDHGGSAIGGGGSGGGGGGGGGGGVGGGIGGGGGVGGGKGGGVGGNGGGEIGGGGGVGGGGGVGGSGGYGGGGSEKHHKEKEKKQHDGGSGTGGGNGGGGGVGGGISGGSGVGGGSGGHSGGGGGAEKDHKEKEKKHSHGGGGIGGGSGSGGGVGGGIGGGSGAGGGSGGGGGGVGGGEGVGGSGGHSGGGGGAEKHHKEKENKHHHGGGIGGGGGSGGGVGGGIGGGSGAGGGSGGHGGGNGGVEKHHNEKEKEHHHGGGGIGGGTASGGGVGGGIGGGSGAGVGSGGGGGFGIGGGVGGSGGSGAEKHHNEKEKEHHHGGGGIGGGPASGGGVGGGIGGGSGAGGGSGGGDGGAEKHHNEKEKEHHHGGGGIGGGSGSGGGVGGGIGGGGGAGGGSGGKVGGNGGVGGGTGGGGGVGSGAGVGGGAGGGSGGGIGSGSGAGGGIGGGGGVTGGNGGGVGGGSGAGGGKGGGIGKGFGGGIDFNAGSGFWGGIHKEFGSGFGGGGGVGKGFGGGIDAGSGFGGGIRKEIGGGIGGGGGSGSGGGGGGFGGGNNGGSGGGGGGGGGGGGGGGSGGGGFGGGGGY; encoded by the exons GGAAGAGGCCTCCTAGGAGGGTCCGAATCCACGCATTCTTTTAGTTTCAGCAAGGGATTTGGTTTCAACTTTGGTGCTggtggtgggg GGGGAGGTAGTGGTGGCGGGATTGGTGgcagtggtggtggtgggaaCGTTGGTAGTGGTGGAGGGTTTGGAGGTAGTGGTGGATATGGCGGAGGAGGTGTAGGGGGGGGTagcggtggtggtggtgggatTGGAGGTGGTGGGGGCGTTGGCAATGGGGGAGGGGTTGGAGGTAGTGGTGGCGGTGGTGAAAAGCATcacaaggaaaaagagaaaaaacatgATCATGGTGGCAGTGCAATTGGAGGAGGTGGaagtggaggtggaggtggaggtggaggtggaggtggtgtTGGGGGAGGGAttggtggtggaggtggtgtAGGGGGAGGTAAAGGTGGTGGGGTTGGTGGCAATGGTGGTGGTGAGATTGGAGGTGGTGGGGGTGTTGGCGGTGGTGGAGGGGTTGGAGGTAGTGGTGGATATGGTGGCGGCGGCAGTGAAAAGCATcacaaggaaaaagagaaaaaacaacaTGACGGTGGCAGTGGAACTGGAGGAGGCaatggaggtggaggtggtgtTGGGGGAGGGATTAGTGGTGGAAGTGGTGTAGGGGGAGGTAGTGGTGGACATAGTGGAGGCGGCGGTGGTGCTGAAAAGGATcacaaggaaaaagagaaaaaacataGCCATGGTGGCGGTGGAATTGGAGGAGGCAGTGGAAGTGGAGGTGGTGTTGGGGGAGGGATTGGTGGTGGAAGTGGTGCAGGGGGAGGTAGTggtggtgggggtgggggtgttgGCGGAGGTGAAGGGGTTGGAGGTAGTGGTGGACATAGTGGTGGAGGCGGTGGTGCTGAAAAGCATCAcaaggaaaaagagaataaacACCATCATGGTGGTGGAATTGGAGGAGGCGGTGGAAGTGGAGGTGGTGTTGGGGGAGGGATTGGTGGTGGAAGTGGTGCAGGGGGAGGTAGTGGTGGACATGGTGGTGGCAACGGTGGTGTTGAAAAGCATCACaacgaaaaagagaaagaacacCATCATGGTGGCGGTGGAATTGGAGGAGGCACTGCAAGTGGAGGTGGTGTTGGGGGAGGGATTGGTGGTGGAAGTGGTGCAGGGGTAggtagtggtggtggtgggggttTTGGCATTGGTGGAGGGGTTGGAGGTAGTGGTGGCAGTGGTGCTGAAAAGCATCACaacgaaaaagagaaagaacacCATCATGGTGGCGGTGGAATTGGAGGAGGCCCTGCAAGTGGAGGTGGTGTTGGGGGAGGGATTGGTGGCGGAAGTGGTGCAGGGGGAGGTAGTGGTGGTGGTGACGGTGGTGCTGAAAAGCATCACaacgaaaaagagaaagaacacCATCATGGTGGCGGTGGAATTGGAGGAGGCAGTGGAAGTGGAGGTGGTGTTGGGGGAGGGATTGGTGGTGGAGGAGGTGCAGGGGGAGGTAGCGGTGGCAAGGTTGGTGGCAATGGCGGGGTTGGTGGGGGAACTGGAGGTGGTGGGGGAGTTGGCAGTGGTGCAGGGGTTGGAGGTGGTGCAGGGGGAGGTAGTGGAGGAGGAATAGGTAGTGGAAGTGGTGCAGGAGGAGGaattggtggtggtggaggcgTAACTGGAGGGAATGGTGGTGGAGTAGGTGGCGGTAGTGGTGCAGGCGGGGGGAAAGGAGGAGGTATTGGCAAAGGGTTCGGTGGAggaattgattttaatgctgGAAGTGGGTTTTGGGGAGGAATACACAAAGAATTTGGGAGTGGATTTGGTGGTGGCGGCGGCGTTGGAAAAGGATTTGGTGGAGGAATTGATGCTGGAAGTGGGTTTGGGGGAGGAATACGTAAAGAAATTGGGGGTGGaattggtggtggtggtggcagcggcagtggtggtggtggaggaggaTTTGGTGGCGGTAATAATGGAGGCagtggtggaggaggaggaggtggtggtggtggtggtggcggtggtggcAGCGGCGGTGGAGGATTTGGTGGCGGTGGTGGGTATTGA